The nucleotide window TGGATAAAAAAATTGGCGAGGCAGTCGATCAAATTTTAGATAAAGGGGTCGTTTATTTCCAATCACCAGAAGGTGCAAAAACAATTAAAAATATGCTGGATGATTTTTTAAGCTCAAAAGGCTCCTTTGGCGGCATGATTCAAATGTTTATGGGCGATTCCTTATCACTTGTAGAAAAAGTACAGCGTGAGCTTATTCGCTTCTTACAAGCACCTGGAACGAGCGCTCTTTTATATCGCATTTTTTCAGCAGAATGGGATAAAATTAAACAGCGCCCAGCAATGGACTTTATGAAAGATGTAAACTTTGATACGATTGAACAGAGCATTCAGGTATATGCTAAGGAGCAGCTAGCAATCGAGGCACGTTTAGATAAAACGATTCACGATTATTGGCCGAATGGGCAAGCTTGGGTGTGTGATGAGCTACTACCAAAAGTAATGGACAAAGCATTTTTATCAGCGGAAGAGAAAATTGAAGATGTGTTAAAGCGTCTAAATTTAGCGGAAGTTGTGCGAGAGCAAGTTGATTCATTCCCAATTGCCAAGCTGGAAGAGCTTGTTTTAGGCATAATTAGCCGTGAGTTACGTATGATTACATGGCTAGGTGGTATTATTGGTGGTCTTGTCGGTATTGTGCAAGCACTCATTGTCTTTATGACAAAATAATAGGAGAGTAGGAATACGATGATTAACATTTA belongs to Lysinibacillus louembei and includes:
- a CDS encoding DUF445 domain-containing protein codes for the protein MDSLFGLLILLAGVGAIVGAATNYMAIKMLFRPYKPIYFMRWRLPLTPGLIPKRRDVLAVQLGKTVSDYLLTPDTIKKKFLSQDIRDNVQAFAKQKITETVFTTEKTINDWLMLANLQHMPALLEQKVNTVIANQFTSVKNTLATKTIQELLPEDLEPVLDKKIGEAVDQILDKGVVYFQSPEGAKTIKNMLDDFLSSKGSFGGMIQMFMGDSLSLVEKVQRELIRFLQAPGTSALLYRIFSAEWDKIKQRPAMDFMKDVNFDTIEQSIQVYAKEQLAIEARLDKTIHDYWPNGQAWVCDELLPKVMDKAFLSAEEKIEDVLKRLNLAEVVREQVDSFPIAKLEELVLGIISRELRMITWLGGIIGGLVGIVQALIVFMTK